One Gadus chalcogrammus isolate NIFS_2021 chromosome 22, NIFS_Gcha_1.0, whole genome shotgun sequence genomic window carries:
- the mgat1b gene encoding alpha-1,3-mannosyl-glycoprotein 2-beta-N-acetylglucosaminyltransferase b, which yields MVRKKSSLILCGAFLFVVWNALLLLYLWGRPPSLGEAGGGAEPGGKEEWGGDHGARANLAGEVIRLAEEVEAELETQKKLLKQIESHRSLWAQRKDLGKRAMDDGGADKQQKHPEKQPPGPQVPPKDPLDKKDQIQAEHSQELNPAPDPDQKAVSIQAQPVLNNELETTVTSPQTVIPILVIACDRVTVRRSLDRLIQYRPSAKLFPIIVSQDCGHAETVRVIGSYGDQVTHIRQPDLSDIRVRPEHRKFQGYYKISRHYRWALNQVFNTFSHSTVVIVEDDLEVAPDFFEYFRALYPVLRADPSLWCVSAWNDNGRDALVDPGKAELLYRTDFFPGLGWMLLKDLWDELEPKWPSAFWDDWMRQPEQRRDRSCVRPEVSRTITFGRKGVSLGQFFDQYLRYIKLNGEFVPFTKQDLSHLVKEQYDARFVKEVYGAPLVRVEDLLQGSTLTGTGPFRVQYSSRDSFKVLARNLGVMDDLKSGVPRTGYRGVVSFLHRGRRVFLSPPEGWTKYDVSWS from the exons ATGGTTCGCAAAAAAAGCTCTTTGATTCTGTGTGGAGCCTTCCTATTCGTCGTCTGGAacgctctgctgctgctctaccTATGGGGGCGTCCGCCCAGTCTTGGAGAGGCGGGGGGAGGCGCTGAGCCCGGCGggaaggaggagtgggggggtgaCCACGGGGCCAGGGCCAACCTGGCGGGGGAAGTGATCCGATtggctgaggaggtggaggcggagctggagaCTCAGAAGAAACTGCTGAAACAAATTGAGAGCCACAGGTCGTTATGGGCTCAGCGGAAAGACCTGGGCAAACGGGCCATGGACGATGGGGGCGCCGACAAGCAGCAGAAGCATCCGGAGAAACAGCCGCCCGGACCCCAGGTTCCCCCAAAAGACCCTTTAGACAAGAAAGACCAAATCCAGGCAGAACATTCCCAGGAGTTGAATCCGGCTCCAGACCCAGATCAGAAGGCCGTTTCGATACAGGCGCAGCCCGTTCTGAATAATGAACTGGAAACCACGGTCACCAGCCCTCAGACAGTCATTCCCATCTTGGTGATCGCCTGCGACAGGGTGACGGTGAGGCGGAGCTTGGATCGGTTAATCCAGTACCGCCCCTCTGCCAAGCTATTCCCAATCATAGTTAGTCAGGACTGTGGCCACGCCGAAACGGTCCGCGTGATTGGCTCGTACGGCGATCAGGTGACCCATATCAGGCAACCAGACCTATCGGACATCAGAGTACGACCAGAGCACAGGAAGTTCCAGGGTTACTACAAGATCTCCAGGCATTACCGCTGGGCGCTGAACCAGGTGTTCAACACATTCTCCCACTCCACCGTGGTCATCGTGGAGGACGACTTGGAG GTGGCGCCGGACTTCTTCGAGTACTTCCGGGCGCTGTACCCCGTGCTGCGCGCCGACCCCAGCCTGTGGTGCGTGTCGGCCTGGAACGACAACGGGCGGGACGCCCTGGTGGACCCGGGCAAGGCGGAGCTGCTCTACAGGACGGACTTCTTCCCGGGCCTGGGCTGGATGCTGCTCAAGGACCTGTGGGACGAGCTGGAGCCCAAGTGGCCCTCGGCCTTCTGGGACGACTGGATGCGGCAACCCGAGCAGCGGCGGGACCGCTCGTGCGTCCGGCCGGAGGTGTCCCGGACCATCACCTTCGGGCGCAAGGGGGTCAGCCTGGGTCAGTTCTTCGACCAGTACCTGCGCTACATCAAGCTCAACGGGGAATTTGTGCCTTTCACAAAGCAGGACCTGTCCCACCTGGTCAAGGAGCAGTACGACGCGCGCTTCGTCAAGGAGGTGTACGGGGCCCCCctggtgagggtggaggaccTGCTGCAGGGGAGCACCCTGACGGGGACGGGACCCTTTCGGGTGCAGTACTCCAGTCGGGACAGCTTCAAGGTGCTGGCCCGCAATCTAGGGGTGATGGACGACTTGAAGTCGGGGGTTCCCCGTACGGGCTACAGAGGCGTGGTTAGCTTCCTACATCGCGGCCGCAGGGTGTTCCTGAGCCCCCCGGAGGGCTGGACCAAGTACGACGTGAGCTGGAGCTGA